One genomic segment of Gemmatimonadota bacterium includes these proteins:
- a CDS encoding GNAT family N-acetyltransferase, with amino-acid sequence MCPELLEALLARNRELAEKIGGFTIPEDFVINVRTLRTRLRQLHARPEAQPWLLRAIVLTQSQTMCGRIGFHSEPGPEELRNVAADGVELGYEVGESFRRQGIGKEAAIGLMNWAYEEHDQRVFVLSIDPGNIPSLKLARSMGFRETGSHIDEEDGLELYFARRLQCWPAEWATAYGRC; translated from the coding sequence ATGTGCCCGGAACTGCTGGAAGCGCTGCTTGCCCGGAATCGGGAGTTGGCGGAGAAGATAGGCGGCTTCACGATACCGGAAGATTTCGTGATTAACGTTCGCACTTTACGAACTCGACTGAGACAGCTACATGCTCGTCCGGAGGCGCAGCCCTGGTTGTTGCGGGCCATTGTCTTAACGCAGTCTCAGACGATGTGCGGACGAATCGGTTTCCATTCCGAGCCGGGTCCCGAGGAGCTGCGAAATGTAGCGGCGGATGGAGTAGAACTCGGCTATGAAGTTGGTGAATCCTTCCGCAGACAGGGCATAGGCAAGGAAGCGGCAATTGGGTTGATGAATTGGGCGTATGAAGAACATGATCAGCGGGTTTTTGTCCTGTCGATTGACCCGGGTAACATCCCATCCTTGAAATTGGCCCGGTCGATGGGGTTCCGAGAAACAGGCTCACATATCGATGAAGAGGACGGCCTGGAACTGTACTTCGCGCGCCGGCTGCAATGTTGGCCTGCCGAATGGGCAACAGCATACGGGCGCTGTTGA
- a CDS encoding HAD family hydrolase, translated as MRITAISFDGDMTLWDFRKVMRHSLKKALAELRRLVPSQGAADLSVEEMIAIRSRVEEEEQGRTRNHEELRLLAFERTLESIGSPDRDLAVHLNELYLKHRFEDIELYPDVIPALNRLAPHFKLGLLSNGNSYPERCGLEGRFGFVVFSQDVQVRKPDRRIFEIAAREAGCTLDELLHVGDSFENDVMGAHGAGAKTVWLNREGMENNAEVKADVEITSLADLPGVLGLGKIGN; from the coding sequence TTGCGGATTACAGCCATATCCTTCGACGGCGACATGACCCTGTGGGACTTCCGGAAGGTCATGCGTCATTCATTGAAGAAAGCCCTGGCGGAACTGCGCCGGCTGGTTCCGTCGCAAGGCGCCGCGGACCTCTCGGTGGAAGAGATGATCGCGATCCGCAGCCGGGTCGAAGAAGAAGAGCAGGGGCGAACCAGGAACCACGAGGAACTCAGACTCCTCGCCTTCGAGCGGACGCTCGAAAGCATAGGCTCTCCGGACCGCGATCTCGCCGTCCATCTGAATGAGCTCTACCTCAAGCATCGCTTCGAAGACATCGAGCTGTATCCGGACGTGATTCCGGCCCTCAATCGGCTTGCGCCGCACTTCAAGCTTGGACTGCTGTCCAACGGGAACAGTTACCCCGAGCGATGTGGGCTCGAGGGCCGTTTTGGCTTCGTGGTCTTTTCGCAGGATGTGCAGGTTCGAAAGCCCGATCGGAGAATCTTTGAGATCGCCGCACGGGAAGCGGGCTGTACACTGGACGAGCTTCTACATGTCGGAGATTCGTTCGAGAACGACGTAATGGGTGCGCATGGAGCCGGCGCGAAAACGGTCTGGCTGAACCGCGAAGGGATGGAAAACAATGCTGAGGTCAAAGCCGACGTTGAAATCACCTCACTGGCCGACCTGCCCGGGGTTTTAGGTCTAGGTAAAATCGGGAACTGA
- a CDS encoding VOC family protein, which translates to MSQQNEFGLSAIGQVSVTVQDLDRAVAFYRDQLGMPFLFQVPNMAFFDCAGVRLMLNIPEEGFEDIHTSILYYKVDDIQDAYRIMKDRDVRFVGRPHKIADLEDHELWMAFFRDSETNLLALMAEIPHQV; encoded by the coding sequence ATGTCGCAACAAAACGAATTCGGCCTTTCGGCCATCGGCCAGGTTTCCGTCACGGTGCAGGATCTCGACCGAGCCGTTGCCTTCTATCGCGATCAGTTGGGCATGCCGTTCCTGTTCCAGGTGCCGAACATGGCGTTCTTCGACTGCGCGGGCGTACGTCTCATGTTGAATATCCCCGAGGAGGGGTTTGAAGATATCCACACTTCAATACTGTATTACAAAGTCGACGATATCCAGGACGCCTACCGGATTATGAAGGACCGGGACGTACGGTTCGTTGGACGGCCACACAAGATCGCCGATCTTGAGGATCACGAGCTATGGATGGCGTTCTTCCGGGACAGCGAGACGAACCTCCTGGCGCTCATGGCCGAGATCCCCCACCAGGTATAG
- a CDS encoding GNAT family N-acetyltransferase has protein sequence MLAVVENLPEWFDDTARTRSVPTDLRNQTGFVAVSDQWVIGFITLYVAEGRMHIGWLAVDRQMQGHGIGSRLLDAAEAMARELRIDELATYTLSESIAYQPYELTRRFYWKHGFKVYKRSRTDNPRCPEEIWISKQIKP, from the coding sequence ATTCTTGCCGTTGTAGAGAACCTTCCCGAATGGTTTGACGATACCGCCAGAACCAGGTCTGTCCCCACCGACTTACGGAATCAAACCGGATTTGTGGCCGTCTCAGATCAATGGGTGATCGGGTTTATTACCCTGTACGTCGCAGAGGGACGGATGCACATCGGATGGCTCGCAGTCGATAGGCAGATGCAAGGGCATGGTATTGGAAGCCGTCTCCTGGACGCCGCCGAAGCAATGGCACGGGAACTGCGAATAGACGAACTGGCGACGTACACGCTGAGCGAAAGCATCGCGTACCAACCCTACGAATTGACCAGACGATTCTACTGGAAACACGGATTCAAGGTGTACAAGCGATCCAGGACGGACAACCCCCGATGCCCTGAGGAAATATGGATTTCAAAACAGATCAAACCATGA
- a CDS encoding class I SAM-dependent methyltransferase gives MDRNVIRYYEELENESERLEKGTARLEGERTREILRQHLPAPPARILDAGGGPGAYAFWLAGQSYEVHLLDIVPRHIEQAKEWNKNGILKSAAVGDARTLDFETHSMDAVLLMGPLYHLQERPDRIAALEESLRVLKPGGVLICAAISRFASFMDGMKQGYLFNPEFARIVLKDLNEGRHENPDMDPRYFTTACFHRPEALEEEITAAGFDLVKTIGLEGPAWLLGNFDDLWADEAKRKDLLTFLKLVESETSLIGVSAHILTVAKAP, from the coding sequence GTGGACCGTAACGTAATCCGATATTACGAAGAACTGGAGAACGAATCCGAGCGGCTCGAGAAGGGAACCGCCCGGTTGGAAGGCGAAAGGACCAGGGAGATCCTTCGGCAACATCTCCCCGCACCGCCAGCCCGCATTCTTGATGCAGGCGGAGGGCCGGGCGCCTATGCCTTCTGGCTTGCCGGGCAGTCCTACGAAGTGCATTTGCTGGACATCGTTCCACGCCACATCGAGCAGGCGAAGGAATGGAACAAAAACGGAATTCTGAAGAGCGCGGCGGTCGGCGACGCCAGAACGCTGGACTTCGAGACGCATTCCATGGACGCGGTCCTTCTGATGGGTCCTCTATATCACCTGCAAGAACGGCCGGACCGGATCGCGGCTCTAGAGGAATCCCTACGTGTGCTGAAACCGGGAGGTGTGCTGATCTGTGCGGCCATCTCCAGGTTCGCTTCATTCATGGACGGCATGAAACAGGGGTATCTCTTCAATCCTGAGTTCGCCCGTATCGTACTGAAAGACCTGAATGAAGGGCGACATGAAAACCCGGACATGGATCCCCGTTACTTTACTACGGCATGTTTCCACCGGCCTGAAGCACTCGAAGAAGAGATCACGGCTGCGGGATTCGACCTGGTGAAGACTATCGGCTTGGAGGGTCCTGCCTGGCTTCTCGGTAATTTCGATGATCTGTGGGCGGACGAGGCCAAGCGTAAGGATCTGCTCACTTTCTTGAAGCTGGTCGAGTCGGAAACCTCACTCATCGGCGTGAGCGCGCACATCCTCACCGTCGCGAAAGCGCCCTGA
- a CDS encoding OFA family MFS transporter translates to MRIPRSAIALFCTALQICFGTVYAWSFFQTILVRQIGWTHTETAWAFSIAIFTLGVSAAWAGNMLPKMGPRKLALIGSFMFACGYLISGLALEMEYIPLFYLGYGVVGGAGIGLGYVTPVATVAKWFPDRKGLATGIVVMGFGVGAFLLSKGLAPFLIVRTAGALPEVFIWLGVIFALILIPCSLALSDPPPDATGPSTTAAADPDEANEPKYARTYLGTTQFVFMWIVFFFNIAAGISVVSFQSEILQEIWGLADDTIEPTVLAEYGATLIAVSSICNGLGRLFWGLLSDKFGRVTVFRVLLGSQMVVFGILMTETNPWVFSALVCYVLLCFGGGFATMPSFVLDVFGTKKMSTIYGAVLTAWAAAGIFGPLYVGYLKDVYPDRAVMYCFLIGILMLGAGYLFSYLLNDGRIRLGRPTLETTLQRYGIAVPGRG, encoded by the coding sequence ATGCGCATTCCCCGAAGCGCCATCGCGCTCTTCTGCACGGCGCTTCAGATCTGCTTCGGAACGGTCTACGCCTGGAGCTTCTTTCAGACTATACTGGTGCGCCAGATCGGCTGGACGCACACCGAAACGGCCTGGGCCTTCAGCATCGCCATCTTCACCCTGGGCGTATCGGCGGCTTGGGCCGGGAACATGCTGCCGAAGATGGGGCCGCGCAAACTCGCGCTGATCGGCAGTTTCATGTTTGCCTGCGGGTACCTGATCTCGGGCCTTGCGCTGGAGATGGAGTATATCCCGCTGTTCTATCTCGGATACGGGGTGGTCGGCGGCGCCGGCATCGGGCTGGGATACGTCACGCCGGTCGCGACGGTCGCCAAGTGGTTCCCGGACCGCAAGGGACTGGCTACCGGCATCGTGGTCATGGGGTTCGGGGTCGGGGCTTTTCTGCTCAGCAAGGGCCTGGCGCCCTTCCTCATCGTGCGGACCGCGGGCGCCCTGCCGGAAGTCTTCATCTGGCTCGGCGTCATCTTCGCCCTGATTCTCATCCCCTGCAGCCTGGCCCTTTCCGACCCGCCGCCGGACGCTACGGGACCTTCAACCACGGCCGCGGCCGATCCCGACGAGGCCAACGAACCGAAGTACGCCCGCACCTACCTGGGCACCACGCAGTTCGTCTTCATGTGGATCGTCTTCTTCTTCAACATCGCGGCCGGGATTTCAGTCGTCAGCTTTCAATCTGAGATCCTCCAGGAAATCTGGGGCCTGGCGGATGATACCATCGAACCGACCGTACTGGCCGAATACGGCGCCACGCTCATCGCGGTGAGTTCGATCTGCAACGGCCTCGGGAGGCTGTTCTGGGGACTGCTGTCCGACAAGTTCGGACGGGTAACGGTCTTCAGGGTGCTGCTCGGCAGCCAGATGGTGGTCTTCGGCATACTCATGACGGAGACCAACCCCTGGGTCTTTTCCGCCCTGGTCTGCTACGTGCTGCTCTGCTTCGGTGGGGGCTTCGCCACCATGCCTTCCTTCGTCCTCGACGTGTTCGGCACGAAGAAGATGTCCACCATCTACGGCGCGGTGCTGACCGCGTGGGCGGCCGCGGGGATCTTCGGTCCGCTGTACGTCGGGTACCTCAAGGACGTCTATCCAGACCGAGCGGTCATGTACTGCTTCCTCATCGGGATCCTCATGCTCGGCGCCGGCTATCTGTTCTCCTACCTGCTGAACGACGGCCGGATCCGCCTGGGTCGTCCGACGCTCGAGACCACGCTGCAGCGGTACGGGATCGCCGTGCCGGGGCGGGGTTGA
- a CDS encoding HAMP domain-containing protein — protein MKVQKLFQRTRFGIFLLFGVIVLCTSALCIYTVDTQLTSEYETNSQNIAKSIADSSVDILLNRNLATLQSMIDQFVEIQGIRYIYITSEDGEYLAHTFVPGIPEQILASDHASTEPVERSIPGLGDFLEVGSPILAGVAGTVHVGMDQDEVALKIQRAIGQQVILICIFLVVGVLASIWLVNLAAKPLAELLAYAVSIAGNKETESTADDLLGRDDEVGDLARLFQHISDQPSGTGSSGAPPENVR, from the coding sequence ATGAAAGTACAGAAGCTCTTCCAGCGCACCCGATTCGGGATCTTCCTGCTCTTCGGCGTCATCGTCCTCTGCACGTCCGCCCTATGTATATACACTGTAGATACACAGTTGACGTCGGAGTACGAGACCAACAGCCAGAACATCGCCAAGAGCATCGCCGACTCCAGCGTCGACATCCTGCTCAACCGGAACCTGGCCACATTGCAGTCCATGATCGATCAGTTCGTCGAGATCCAGGGCATCCGGTATATCTACATCACCAGCGAGGACGGCGAGTATCTCGCCCATACCTTCGTTCCGGGGATTCCCGAGCAGATACTCGCGAGCGATCACGCGAGTACTGAGCCGGTCGAACGAAGCATCCCCGGCCTGGGCGATTTCCTGGAGGTCGGCAGCCCCATCCTGGCGGGTGTCGCGGGCACGGTGCACGTCGGCATGGACCAGGATGAGGTCGCCCTCAAGATCCAGCGCGCCATCGGCCAGCAGGTTATCCTCATATGTATTTTCCTGGTCGTGGGCGTCCTCGCATCGATCTGGCTGGTCAATCTCGCTGCGAAGCCCCTCGCGGAACTGCTCGCCTATGCCGTCAGCATCGCGGGCAACAAGGAGACGGAATCCACGGCCGACGATCTTCTCGGACGCGACGATGAAGTGGGCGACCTGGCCCGCCTCTTCCAACACATTTCCGATCAGCCGTCCGGCACCGGTTCGTCCGGCGCGCCACCGGAGAACGTCCGGTAA
- a CDS encoding RNA polymerase sigma factor, whose amino-acid sequence MGFLDDQMLVQQIRAGEEQAFVTLIRRYERSLVALIRDRIGAVDAVEDVLQETLVHAWSGLRDRAPRHVRAWLYQVARNRCADYLRSTQRRERFVESEELATMLNRFGVLKARQRRAAEDVVDAIDHVPENERAALRSFYLDGLSIAEIAARHRCPPGTIKRRLSHGRDMVRTELGVTTNRRSTAMSAESRREKGAFPELRPDISIEQSSGTPFPIDFRELAWWFIVPETGDRVRWADYESTRDGTAWKLTEEKTATACRRAIIHGRECVEIEIEEHRHKDRERLLPLNHDPDKVARHTRFWGRLTETEVHWLAVESMKSDGTRELLTCLDEDFGWDWGMAARRVEDKGILSEQPDGTYIQNPEAPQVFSHGLYTVHIGDRAFECMRVFDIDEDASERAVLVMAYVTRAGRTVLFRRYNGNLWGKREKPPHSWGVEMTWDEDLPHTDRLVIEGVKYVHHYDSLTDVACGLSA is encoded by the coding sequence ATGGGGTTCCTCGATGATCAGATGCTGGTCCAACAGATCCGCGCCGGCGAAGAGCAGGCCTTCGTGACGCTGATCCGCCGTTACGAACGTTCGCTGGTTGCACTGATCCGGGATCGAATCGGTGCCGTGGACGCGGTCGAAGACGTGCTGCAGGAGACGCTCGTACACGCCTGGTCGGGACTGCGTGATCGAGCTCCCCGGCATGTGCGGGCCTGGCTCTATCAGGTCGCGCGCAATCGTTGCGCCGACTACCTGCGTTCGACGCAGCGCAGGGAACGATTCGTCGAGTCCGAGGAACTCGCGACGATGTTGAACCGTTTCGGTGTGCTTAAGGCCCGGCAACGCCGGGCAGCGGAGGACGTGGTCGATGCTATCGATCACGTACCCGAGAACGAACGGGCGGCACTCAGGTCGTTCTACCTGGATGGGTTGAGCATAGCGGAAATCGCGGCCCGGCATCGCTGTCCGCCGGGCACCATCAAGAGACGGTTGTCCCACGGCAGGGACATGGTCCGCACCGAACTGGGCGTGACCACGAATAGAAGGAGTACGGCCATGAGCGCAGAAAGCAGAAGAGAGAAAGGGGCCTTTCCGGAACTTCGGCCCGACATATCCATCGAGCAAAGTTCAGGTACCCCATTCCCCATCGATTTCCGGGAGCTTGCCTGGTGGTTCATCGTTCCGGAAACCGGCGATCGGGTGCGATGGGCCGACTACGAGTCAACCCGAGATGGTACGGCTTGGAAGTTGACCGAGGAGAAGACCGCAACTGCCTGCCGTCGTGCGATCATTCACGGACGGGAATGCGTCGAAATCGAGATTGAAGAACATCGCCATAAGGACCGGGAAAGGCTTCTACCGCTCAACCACGATCCGGATAAGGTAGCCCGACATACCCGGTTCTGGGGTCGTCTGACAGAGACCGAGGTGCATTGGCTGGCCGTCGAGAGCATGAAGTCCGATGGCACCAGGGAACTGCTGACCTGTCTCGATGAAGACTTTGGTTGGGATTGGGGCATGGCGGCTCGTCGTGTCGAAGACAAAGGCATCCTGTCGGAGCAGCCGGACGGAACGTATATCCAAAACCCTGAGGCGCCGCAGGTGTTCTCGCATGGCCTCTACACGGTGCACATCGGCGACCGGGCTTTCGAATGCATGCGCGTGTTCGACATCGACGAAGACGCGTCCGAACGGGCGGTGCTGGTCATGGCGTACGTCACCCGCGCGGGTCGCACGGTCCTGTTCCGTCGATACAACGGAAACCTGTGGGGAAAGCGGGAGAAGCCACCCCACTCCTGGGGCGTCGAAATGACGTGGGATGAGGATCTGCCGCACACCGACCGGCTCGTGATCGAAGGCGTCAAGTACGTGCATCACTACGACAGCCTGACGGACGTGGCCTGTGGACTGAGCGCGTAA
- a CDS encoding aminotransferase class V-fold PLP-dependent enzyme: protein MRSENNAIDLPTGRRNTMERRHFLKTAGVTAGLATFLGPDSFRGVEAAVSEIADLTPQEAARDEGLWREVKRAFTVDRSLINLDNGYACPTPRVVTEAFIRYIWEQEQNPYGVFVDMARDRMSTVKKSVARQFGSSPDEIALVRNTTEALKTVLYGIPLNRGDEVLTTTHDYPSLVRVVRDREKKEGIKLVEVPVPYPAGSLKDLVKVIEDGITSRTRVIMVSHITYTTGQVFPIRQICDLAHRHGIEVVVDGAHAVAQLDFKVSDLDCDYYGASLHKWLSAPKGTGLLYMKREHVEKIEPLYGPTMSLRFNPLTSMQKFESVGTQPLPPFLAIGEAVAFHNAIGPKRKEERLRYLKNYWAERLQSHPRIRLYTPTTPEMSCCIAGVGIEGADPTGIRDYLWNEHQIRTSRGRYDREDTGRTWVRITPNLYTTLSELDYFGDVMEEVADNGLPDPYSEYTFDPSIMRR from the coding sequence ATGAGATCGGAAAACAATGCAATCGACCTTCCCACGGGACGCCGGAATACCATGGAACGGCGGCATTTCCTGAAAACCGCGGGCGTGACGGCCGGACTGGCCACGTTCCTCGGCCCCGATTCCTTCCGGGGCGTCGAGGCCGCGGTTAGTGAAATCGCGGATCTCACGCCGCAAGAGGCCGCCCGTGACGAAGGGCTCTGGCGCGAAGTCAAGCGGGCATTCACCGTGGACCGCAGCCTGATCAACCTGGATAACGGCTATGCCTGCCCTACGCCCCGCGTCGTCACCGAAGCGTTCATTCGATACATATGGGAACAGGAACAGAACCCGTACGGGGTGTTCGTTGACATGGCCAGGGACCGCATGAGTACCGTGAAGAAGTCCGTGGCACGGCAGTTCGGGAGCAGCCCCGATGAAATCGCCCTCGTACGCAACACCACAGAAGCGCTCAAGACGGTCCTGTACGGCATCCCGCTGAACCGGGGTGACGAAGTCCTCACGACGACCCATGACTATCCTTCCCTGGTGCGGGTCGTTCGGGATCGGGAGAAGAAGGAAGGGATCAAACTGGTCGAGGTGCCCGTACCGTATCCCGCCGGGTCTCTGAAAGACCTGGTCAAGGTCATCGAAGATGGCATTACATCGAGGACCCGCGTGATCATGGTGTCCCACATCACGTACACCACCGGACAGGTGTTTCCGATCCGGCAGATCTGCGACCTGGCCCATCGGCACGGGATCGAAGTCGTCGTGGACGGCGCCCATGCCGTCGCCCAACTGGATTTCAAGGTCTCGGACCTGGATTGCGACTATTACGGAGCGAGCCTGCACAAATGGCTCAGCGCGCCGAAAGGGACCGGCTTGCTGTACATGAAGCGCGAGCACGTCGAGAAGATCGAGCCGCTGTACGGCCCGACCATGAGTCTCAGATTCAACCCCCTGACGAGCATGCAGAAATTCGAATCCGTCGGTACCCAACCTCTACCGCCGTTCCTCGCCATCGGCGAGGCCGTCGCTTTTCACAACGCCATCGGACCGAAGCGCAAGGAAGAACGGCTTCGGTACCTGAAGAATTACTGGGCGGAACGGCTTCAAAGCCATCCCCGGATACGGCTATACACCCCGACGACCCCCGAAATGAGTTGCTGTATTGCGGGGGTCGGTATCGAAGGGGCCGATCCGACCGGTATTCGGGACTACCTTTGGAATGAACATCAGATTCGGACATCCCGGGGCCGGTACGACCGAGAGGACACCGGTCGAACGTGGGTTCGTATCACGCCGAATCTGTACACCACGCTGTCTGAGCTTGATTACTTCGGCGACGTGATGGAAGAGGTGGCGGACAACGGCCTGCCGGATCCGTACAGCGAGTACACGTTCGATCCGAGTATAATGCGCAGGTAG
- a CDS encoding HIT domain-containing protein — MVLHSGVNYIPIPGPSNLINQADPETKRRSVVKLEGVCSVARRDWYCEDVLSGKLDVDCVYEDDRVLAFHHPRPVSEVHVVVVPKAHVGGLMDGAALDGNLLSSMVQAVQQTATSTGLLNGEGFYVRANAAAPGVTPHMHWHVIGPGAGADWPDSGSR, encoded by the coding sequence CTGGTACTACATTCGGGTGTAAATTACATACCGATCCCTGGCCCGTCTAATCTTATTAATCAGGCAGATCCGGAGACCAAGCGTCGTTCCGTCGTAAAACTGGAAGGAGTGTGCTCAGTGGCACGGAGAGATTGGTACTGTGAGGATGTTCTTTCAGGTAAGCTCGACGTGGATTGTGTCTACGAAGATGATCGTGTACTGGCGTTTCATCATCCACGTCCCGTATCAGAGGTCCACGTGGTCGTCGTACCAAAAGCCCACGTAGGCGGTCTCATGGACGGGGCCGCATTGGATGGAAACCTTCTTTCCTCGATGGTCCAGGCTGTCCAGCAAACTGCGACCTCCACAGGTCTCTTGAATGGCGAAGGCTTCTATGTCCGAGCCAACGCGGCGGCGCCCGGCGTTACGCCACATATGCACTGGCATGTTATCGGCCCGGGAGCTGGCGCCGACTGGCCGGATTCCGGATCACGATGA
- a CDS encoding ABC transporter substrate-binding protein, which produces METGFEGATDDEIILGMSAAFSGPSRGLGSELYRGAMAYFNHVNDNGGVAGRKITLKLYDDGYQPDPCVRNTMKLMLEDNVFLLFGYVGTPTVTRVLPLLKKFQDEQVYLFFPFTGAQPQREPPYGDFAFNLRASYRQETAGLVNNFLAAGKRKIGVFYQADAYGRSGWAGVRAALDRHGERLAGEATYRRGSRFTGSMREQVEILKSNSPDAVICIGSYAACAAFARDAVDRDLRVPIANLSFVGSENMLQLLSDLGEDVETYSRYLVNSQVVPSYEDTSIPAVREYRELMERYDPEVPEELVQESYSPFPQSFVSLEGFLDAKLMTEILRRLGGSPDRDGLEEAVFSVDNYDLGIGERVSFGPDRRQGLQTVYYTVVQEGRFVTLEDWQGWLS; this is translated from the coding sequence ATGGAAACCGGATTCGAAGGTGCGACGGATGATGAGATCATCCTGGGCATGTCGGCCGCGTTCTCCGGTCCTTCCAGGGGTCTTGGCAGCGAGCTGTATCGCGGCGCCATGGCCTATTTCAATCATGTAAACGACAACGGCGGCGTGGCCGGACGCAAGATTACCCTGAAGCTCTACGACGACGGTTACCAGCCGGATCCATGCGTCCGGAACACCATGAAGCTCATGCTCGAAGACAACGTGTTCCTGCTCTTCGGGTACGTGGGCACGCCGACCGTAACGCGGGTGCTGCCCCTGCTGAAGAAGTTCCAGGACGAGCAGGTCTACCTCTTCTTCCCCTTCACCGGCGCCCAGCCCCAGCGGGAGCCGCCGTACGGTGATTTCGCCTTTAACCTGAGGGCGTCTTACCGGCAGGAGACGGCCGGACTCGTGAACAATTTCCTCGCCGCGGGCAAGAGGAAAATCGGCGTGTTCTACCAGGCCGACGCCTACGGAAGAAGCGGATGGGCCGGGGTGAGGGCGGCGCTGGACCGGCACGGCGAGCGGCTCGCGGGTGAGGCGACCTACCGCCGGGGCTCGCGTTTCACCGGCAGCATGCGGGAGCAGGTGGAGATCCTCAAGTCCAATTCCCCGGATGCCGTCATCTGCATCGGGTCGTACGCGGCCTGTGCGGCCTTCGCCCGCGACGCGGTGGACCGCGACCTTCGAGTACCCATCGCCAATCTCTCGTTCGTGGGCAGCGAAAACATGCTCCAGTTGCTCAGCGACCTGGGGGAGGACGTGGAGACCTACTCCCGTTACCTCGTCAATTCCCAGGTGGTCCCGAGCTACGAGGACACGTCCATCCCGGCCGTTCGGGAATACCGCGAACTGATGGAACGCTACGATCCGGAGGTTCCAGAAGAACTCGTCCAGGAGTCGTACAGTCCCTTTCCGCAGAGTTTCGTGAGTCTCGAGGGTTTTCTGGACGCCAAGCTGATGACCGAGATCCTGCGGCGCCTGGGAGGAAGTCCCGACCGCGACGGGCTGGAGGAAGCCGTATTCTCGGTCGACAACTACGACCTCGGGATCGGCGAGCGGGTCTCCTTCGGACCGGACCGCCGGCAGGGTCTGCAGACCGTCTACTACACCGTCGTCCAGGAGGGCCGGTTCGTGACCCTGGAAGACTGGCAAGGCTGGCTATCCTAG